tttaaataaacataaacataaattgaGCCAGACCATTGCCTTTTACAAAGGGGGGAGACCTGTTGGCCATATTTCTCTGAAAACTGACATACTTCCAGTCTTTTCCCTATATGGTTATTCCATGTGTCCCATATCCCCTCAGAGCTAGTTAGCTTTCAAGAGTTACAGACAGACAAATGAATTTGTCCTATAACAGAAGCAGACTACTACTAATGAAACAGTCTTAGCAGCAGAGTGGTTAACGCAAGAATTAGTTGTAACTGTGGGGGGTTTAATAAGTTGCTAAGGAGAAAATATCACAGGAATTTAGGTAGCAACTTGCACTTTAGATACTCTTAGGAAGGCTACAATTTTATGGCCATCTTAATGCAAGTAAACACAACTAAACACTGGGTCTTACTTCCACACAGACACACTTTCAACTGTTGTAGAGGTCtcctaaataaaaagaaaaaaacaagaatgacTGCATAAGTTCTTCAAGATTCTGCAAATACATGACTACCACTGTGTGAGGATTCCCTACTTGTGGCTACTAAGCTGATGCCTCAGAATTATGGCAGACTTTGTTTATCCTCAGGTTAATCTTTGTCAGATATGTTTAATACTGTAGATGCCTATCAATGGCAAACATGTTCATAAAAAGAATGCAAAGCTGGCAATTTAACTGATACATTATGAACACATTTTAGTGATGGTGTCAGGATGCAACAAATTTCAAATCAAgtgcagaaggaaacaaaataccACACACTTTGGATGAGGGGGATTCAAAAACTGTGTGTAAGGAATGGGAGAAATACAATTCTTAATCTTGTAAGGACAGAAGAAATGGCTTCTAAACCTCCTGCTTTCTGGGTGAAGTTTTATAACTGAACAAACTGTTACCATAGTTTCCAACCCACTACTACAGACACCACTAAAGATAAAGCCAAGATTCATAACACAAGAGTTCTGTTTGCTGACTTTCACAGAGCCCTTCCTATCAGTCCAGTAATTTTGTTACTCAACAGTGTGCAAAGAAGGGAAGCACAATACAACAAGCCACTAATAAATCTTCAGGTTATGGCTGCCATGGCAACTACATAAAAGGCTCCTAGGTTAAAGATTCCTCCTGCAGTCTGATCTTGGGCTGAACTACTgtacaagggaagggaaggaggaaccCCTACATGGTTTACACATGTGTCAGCATGATGAATTGGGACACCCCCCAACAGGTTACCTGAAAATTTTCCACCAAGTATTGCCTTAAACTTCCATGACACAAACAAGCGCCTATACAGGCccttccatgtacagtatttgtattataTTGATTTGTATTGCACACTACAGAGCAGAGTTCTAAGGTCACTGAATTAATCTGTGACCTACTGTAATTGCATCCATGCAGAAACAGCTGCCTTTTACACAAAATATTCTGGTGAGAAAGCCAGTTCCCACATTTAAAACGTAAGGGGCATACACTTTTACTCTGATGGAAAACAACTGCGTAGTGTGGAAAGGTTCACAAAATCAACTACTCAAACATAAGAGAGAAAcctaacaacccccccccccagattacaAGTATACCAATACAGTGCCTATCTCTTATGTTTAGACAAGACATAAATTGTATCAACTACTGTATATAACAACCAAATATAGTAACTAGTTAGAAAACtatgctgggattttttttatcatttaaaGCTGTAATTGAAACAGCGTTTAGTACAGTAAAGGTTACACAACGAGCTTTTTTATGATACACTGAACATGTAAATAGAATCAGCATCCATGAATGTACACATATAAAATACATCACCATGCAattctgtgattttaaaatatctcttGAAGGCAAGCCCAGTTTGAAACCCAGTAGACACTGCAAAATTATAAAGCTGTTTAATCAGCCataggaaaaaatgaaagtaaagtTTACTGATATCCACACCCTACCACCAATTTCATAACTGGCCTCTGTTCTCAACATTATCCAAATATCCAATGATAGTGACATCAGAAGAACTACTGGAGTACACTTTATAaattgctcattttaaaaaaaatacagcacaaCAGTCCAGCTAATGTTTAGGTACCTCAAACAGCACAGTATCATCTTGTGCTAaatacaaaacatacaaaaatcatagaatcattgagttggaaagggcctataacaCCATTCAGTcaagccccctgctcagtgcaggaatccaaatcaaagcagatctgacaaatgattgtccaactttctcttgaatgcctctggggAACACTCactacctcccgaggtaattggttccaatgTTGTTCTGCTCTAACActttggaagtttttcctgatattcagccaaaatctagcttcttgtaacttgagcccattattacgtctGCTGCATTCTGAGTTGATCAAGAACAGAACCTGCCCTTCCTctatatgacaatctttcaagtatttgagaagtgctatcatatcttccctcagttttAGATATTGCCAACAGTCCCATTCAACACTTCCACATGATAAGAAGTCCtgatttttcagggtttccaaACATGTTGATGCTTCAGAGACAGGGCTAACCTGTTTCCTCTACCCACAAGTTAGGAATCTAACCTTTTTATTGAACATCTGAAAAGGGTTTTAGAAAGATCATTCACAGCACTCAAAAATGTTAATAAGGGCAGGTAAGTTCTAAAGGTCTGAATTCTTGCTTTAAGCAACATTCATCTTACAAAATGCAAATAGGAGCATATGTTCTACAACAGATTTATCAAACATGTACTAGATGACTCTAAGTTCAAAGAAGAGCAGAAATCAGGAAAAGGACAAGGATGCCTTCTGAGAAAGCCACAACTACTACCaacatttatttctgttaaagCAGATTATAAATCATCAGTACAAATATATAACTTACATTTGCTTGTAAGGCCAGGTTttaagagtaaaataaaaaatgagatgGATTTCATGGTTTATCAGAGGAAGAATATTGGAACAGCTGCAGTCTAGCTACAAGCTTTCACATAGAACAATGAGgagaaaggctttttaaaaaatctgaaatctatttaatgcacaTAAAATGGGTTTGGAAATAGATCTGATTGTACATTTGATTACATTTGTCACAGTATTGTTAAAAGAGATTTAAGACAAAGAAAACTGCAGTGGTACATGAAAGAACCTATGTATACTCTTACATCTAGGTTGATCTCTttttaataaagaaagaatttacCAAATGTTTTCAAACCAAGACAATACTGCTCGAAAACTACTCTACAGTGATTCTTTTTATTGGTCATGATTCATGATTGTTGTTGCAGTATGCTACTTACAATGAACATACAAGAACAAACTAAGAACTCTGCTCCCCACCTACTCCATTGCTACTGACCATCAGAATCAGTAATAAATCAATCTTATGTACAATTTTACATCCAGTCCCCTTTTATAACTTTGGCAAGATTACTTACAACTCAGTCAGCTTTTAATAtctagaactatttaaaataatctaaaatgcataaaaataaagattttggctttattttatatataataatCATTGTATTACTCAAAATGGAAGCTCATCCTTTTCCATGGACAACATATGCTGAGCAGCTCTCACATTTTCCCTTCAGCCCCTTTGCAACTGTGCCACTATCCCCATTACTCTGTTCTTCCTCACAGGGGAATAGGTCATTCACAGGAAATACAGATACACTATAAAGATAGTTACATCATTTTCATTGTCTTATGAAGTCTTCTGAAGTTCTTGTGGAAAAAGGGCTTCAGGGTTAACTTCCCATCTTCAGCCCTTTTGAAGTTTCCTTTGCCACTCAAGTTCCCAGGAAAGAAGGCAGGTGGTACAGGTTACATTTCCTAGATTGTTTCCCTATTGCTCTGGATCTGggaatctctcccctccccccacccatgaTTGTTCCCTCTCTGCATGCTCACTCCAATTCCCTTGGGACATCAGCACTGACAGCACTGCCTGTAAGTCCCCTCTGCCTTGTTTCTCCATACATCCACTCCCAACACACAGACATACAGACTAAGTATAAGCCAGAGGGCTGCTTAAAGTTCAATCTCAAAAGTCTTCTGTAATTCGCTTGAAAAAGGATTAGTTGGGGATGGGTTAGTGCGCTGCTTTGATTTGTTCTCCAGTGCAGCCCACTGTGCTTCAAATGGATCAACCTGTTGGCCAGGTACAGGTGGCAATACTTGCTTGTCCTCCGTGGGCCATTTGGCACTGTCCACACCATTGAAAGCAGCTGAGCCATTGAGCTGTTGGGCAGGAGGTTTAAAGAAAGGGCTGGCAGTAGCACTGTTAGTTTCATACTGAGGGAATGTTTGTTGCTTTATAAGACTAGGTGACTGTTGAGAGTGGGATACTTGGGTGTGGCCTGCAGTGCCAAAGACATTAGCTACCATCTGGGAAGGGGTAATTCCAACCACCGGCACACTGGGAGCTGAGTAGGGCATGCCGTTCGCTACAGCATATTGCTGAGCTGGGAGAAATGCAGGCTGCATGGGTTGTACAACACCAACAGGCACTGGTTGAGGTGTAATGAAGGTATTGACTGGGAAAGTTGGTGCTGCCTGAGAAACTGTAGCCGGAGGTTGGAGGAGTGGCTGAACAGCTGGAGGTTGTGGTTGTGGCTGCTGCGACCGGACAGTTTTGGACACCTCTTCCAGCCAACGATCTGCCTCTGAAGGAGTGCGCCTATGGTTTGCTTGGAACAGATTTGGTGAGGCAGCTCCTGAGTTAGCATTCCATTCAGTACCTGTGAAGAGAAATCAGAGTAAAATCTCAGAAAGCTGTACTCTTTATCCTGTTTCTAATTGCTGCTCTGATAAGGGATCCAGCAGAATCCCTAAAACAGCTTAAACATAACTGGGTGAGGATTGTCAGTTCTGGATAAGGAGTCAAGATCAATATTCCATTACTGTAGTTAATTAGAGAAGATCTGTTTAACTGAATAAAAGCAAAACTAAATATTGACCAACATCATGCCTtaataaaggtttttgaaatgGAACTAAACATTGTAAGTGGAAGAGAAGATGCTACACGAacttttctaaaaaaatataGCTCTTCATTCTAAAAGCTCAATAAAGATGTGGCAACTAGACTACAGGCATGTCAGTatcgtgttttcccgaaaataaaacagggtcttctattaatttttgctccaaaatgcattagggcttattttcaggggatgttttattttacagttatgtcatcttctggttgctgcacaatgctgcacaatggtggagggtggggtttcacttaactggggcttatttttgggctaggtcttacattacaagcatcctgaaaaatcatactaggacttattttcaggttaggtcttatctccgggaaacagggtatgtatatAGGATAATCTTCTCAGGCAATGGGAAATACATAGGTTGCAGTTTGGAACTGGAAACCAGTCATGTGCCCTGTTGAATTACCAGATCACAGCATTGATTATATCTGTCATCTGCAACATTCCCATGTGTTCAACCACACAAAACTCAcaatttgcaaataaataaataaataaataaaaactagtttGAAACTGTACTTACTGACAGCTTGTTGTTTtcattccttcccttctttcagtTCTACTCTTTTCTTACTCTTTCTACGCAATTCAGTCTGTTAACCTCTCTCTAATTGTTCTGTAATATTCAATACTTAACATTTTAGTTTACTTCTATTCACTTTCCATTTCAATTTAATGCATTTTCTTCTAGACCCTGTCTAAACCCCATCATCTCACTTATCTAATGTTTTCCCTACTCCTTCTTTGTTCTTTGCATCGGAAATAGCATATTACTACCTTGCTTCCTCAATATCCTCTTACTTAAAGCAAATATTTGCTGTTTGGAATGAAGCTGGTGGatattttctcccaaacaaaaccaGAGTCCACTAGTACAGCACAGAGGTTCCCAATTAAAATCCCAATTTTAATTTCTCCCTTCTGATTATAGTCCCTTAGGAAGCACTGTAGGGAAAGTAGATGTTAAACATGGCAAGAAGCATATCTGGCCAGAAGTATGCTGTGTATAACGCTGCTCTTCATAAGAGTATCTCAGACAGCTATTCAGATTATTTGGCACCATATGGGGATATTAATTTGGTTTGACCCAGGCCTTAACATATACCCACCACTAGCCGTCCTATTTTGCCCTAGTCCTTGGCAGATGAAGACTGCAGAGGAAAGAGGAGCTGTACTATGTTTGGAGCAGGCAGAAGCATCACAAAGTCTCGAACTGCTGCTGGATGCTCCAAAACAGCCACAGCCCTCCTCTAATGTGTGCAAGGTGTCATAATGTACTGAAGTTTGGCTACCAGAATTTTTTGCTGCTCAAAGCACAGTGTGGAATAAGGGGTCCTCCTATAGTTCTTTGTAATGTTGTGGGAACTTAAGGGAACAGCTATCTATGCTACTGGACATAGAAATCTGAGCCTGTTACTCAGTCAGGAGATCTGGACTCAGGACAAACAGAACTGTGGCATACATACAAGTGCTTTCCAGTGTATCATGAAAAGGGGTATGTATATGTTAAAACATCCACATACATGTGCCCAAACCCTCCTGGACCAAATACACAATTGCATATATCAGCCAAACTCAGCAAGAATAACTAGTCTGTATTGCATTAATTCAATGAATAGATAGAAGTGTCTCTCTAAAAAGTATGTAGATTTTAGAAATGTGCATGTACAAGTCACTAAAACATCCTATAACTGGATTCTCTTGGAATTTATTCTAGTTTTGTCACAgcatttacatattttttttaaaaaaagaatgttacaGAATGCTTAGTAGACTGAACCAGCATCACAAGTTTCAACCCTCTAAAACCAACACACAGGACCTGTGTCTAGTCTTACCAGAAAGAGCAGCTACAGCTCCAGTTTTAGCGGCAGCTGGAGCAGCAGGGGCATGAGCCCAAGGATTGGTTTCACAAACTGGTATTGCTGTGGGTGCTACAGTAGTTTGAGCTGGTTTAGCAGCAAGCACATTGAAGGCAGAGGCAGTGCCATTAACTAAAATGGGAGCAGACAACATCAATGCTGTTAATTCATGCAAGGCATGCAGGTGACTGGGAAGTTAAATGCATGGTTTGTGCCAACATGCAACACACAACAACTTGCTTACTATTTCAATGCTGATCTACAGACATTTTCCACAGCCCCTTTGATTCACTCAGTGTTTTACAATGATGATTTTTGTAAGAGAATGGGGTGATTTTCCTCTAGCATTTTAGCAGAATGTAACATCTTTTACACACAACTGTAACTCAGTTTTCTTTGAGACAGTTACACCACTTCCTATGACTGGAAAATCAAAGCCAGAATTACACTGTATTCATGTTCCCAGTAAAAGCCAAAGGATGTGAAGTTTGTGCTCCATACATGTTTAATGGAAAGTATGGCTTGAACTGGGAGGTGCTACAATGACTTAAGAATCATATACCTAAATCTAACATTCTGATCAAATTTGACCTTTTAATCAAAACCCATTGAGAATACTACATATCTGAAAAATCAGGTCTCAAGTTATTTTGCTTAGAGCAACAAGACACTAAATACACAAAGTGTGTGACCTAATATTAAGTCTTAGAACCCATTTTGCTTCAACTCAAAGGCCAgtatcccattttaaaaagaacctgaACGCCCTAGCATTCTATCAATGTATGAAAAATATGCCTTGTATTTCTACAAAATGGTCCTTATAATGTGTGCATGGTTAAGTAGTTTGCTTGGATTTTCATCTTTTCAGAAGTTAACACAGCAACTACAAGCATATAAATGAGTTAAAATTGAATAACCTCAAATGGAAACAAAGCAGGTGAAAGGCAATCTGAGAAATTAACACAGTGACACGAAAGGAAAGCAGCACTGCACAAGTGACAAGCATGGCAAATACATCCACATTTAGAGAGGACATACCTTGGAAAGCAGGAGACTGTGGTGCAACCGTAGTGACTGGTTTTGTCATAGGGGCAGAGGAGAAAGGGTCCTCTGATGGCGTGCTAAATGCATTTGTAATCTGGGAGCATAGGGAACTAATGCTATCCACCTCTCCTTCAACTTCAGGAActgaaagaaagaacacaaaCTGCACAGATATGCAGGTACCCTAACATAGTTCATCTCATCTCTGCACTTCTGCAGCTGTTTTTATGCAAAACTACCTCAGCTATCACAAAAATTAATTCACAAGGATGTAAGAGAGACAGGTAAAAACCAAAAACCTAGGAAATAATCAATGTTTCCCTGAGAGATGGGCACCCACCTTTAAAAAGGCTGTAGCTTAGCCACTTCAGAAGAAGCCAAGGCTACATTCTGAAGACTTTCGTAGTTTTAGACAAGTGGCCAATCTTCCTTTTTTGGACAAGGCAATTAAGTGTGTGACTGCTGATCTATTCTAGGTATATCAATATGATACTGACTCTGTagctgttgttattatgtgctgtcaagctgcatcttagagagaccctaatagggtttttaaggcaTGTGAGATACGTAAGGAATAGTATACCAGTGCcactcctcagtgagtttccatggctgagcaggaatttgaacccagaccacctgagtcctagtcctagtcactatccactacaccacacgggTTAGATATGTATCCATTTTAAATTAGGTCTTTCAACTGGTTTTGTTGTAGACTGTCTTGGTTTCCCTATAGAAAAACCTCTGCTGGGAAAGAGATGGGGACATTATGCTCCTCTTGgtgctcctggacctctcagagcCTTCCCATACCATAAGTCATACCATTCCTTCTGTGAAGGCTGAACTGAGAGTTGGGGTCACTGTATTACAGTGGCTCTACTCTTATTTCAAAGATCAACAGACCAAGAACTGTTGTTATTCTCTCTGGAAACTCCACTGTGGTGCACCTCATATCTCTGTTCTATctccttggctttttaaaatcctcatGAAACTTCTCAGGAAAGACATCTAGACGAATGTACTGAGGTGCCATCAGTATGCAAATGTCATCTCTTTCTTTATACTACATAGAGGTAGGCACAACTTATCCTAAATCAGTGCTTGAGTTCTGTATGGGCTAGATGCAGGCAGAGACTAAATCCAGACAAGAAAGAAATGCTGTCCGTAGGTGGTTCATCTGCTTAGCTAAGTGGTGCTCATCCAGCTCTAGATGGGGTTCCACTACTCAGGAAGGAGGCACATCCACAGTCTATATATGCTTATATATCCGATTTGCCACTTGAATCCCAAATTGCCTCAGTAGCAAACAATGCCTATTATGAGCTTTGGCTACAGCTCTGAGTGCATCTGGACTGAATGTGGAGTTGCATTTGCCcccatgcactcataatctcctGCCTCAGCTATGCTTACCAATCAGTTTAGAGGCCTGCTTCAGAGTGTTGGTGGGAAAACCCCACTTACAATGGCACAATGGATGATTTCCAGAGAAAGAGCCTTCTCAgtattgcccccccaccccagcaactTACAGAAAGCTCTTCTAAGACAAATCCATCTGGCACCTTCCTTAGTAGCATTCAGATGGTAGGCAAAGGCTTTCCTCTTCTGCAAGGCATTCAGCACTTTATAGTTTTATCTCTGGCTATCATATTCTTATCCTTTAACATTTAGAAGCCATTTCTGCTCATTTATTTGTCTTTACTGTAAATCCTATGATTTTATTGATTGCTTTTGCTGTTTATCCCCTTTTGGGCATTGCCACTTGTGTGGtagataaatgttttaaatgagtaAGATCAAGAGATAATAGGAGACATGGAAGGAGCAAAGAGGAGATAATCAGATCAACATTATTTCTGCTGCAGCAGACTTTCTCTAATGTAC
The Pogona vitticeps strain Pit_001003342236 chromosome 1, PviZW2.1, whole genome shotgun sequence genome window above contains:
- the NUMB gene encoding protein numb homolog isoform X1, yielding MNKLRQSFRRKKDVYVPEASRPHQWQTDEEGVRTGKCSFPVKYLGHVEVDESRGMHICEDAVKRLKAERKFFKGFFGKSGKKAVKAVLWVSADGLRVVDEKTKDLIVDQTIEKVSFCAPDRNFDRAFSYICRDGTTRRWICHCFMAVKDTGERLSHAVGCAFAACLERKQKREKECGVTATFDASRTTFTREGSFRVTTATEQAEREEVMRQTQDTKVETDVKTVASSVVPGNTAPSPSSPTSPSADALASVDKESNNPHAIPRRHAPIEQLARQGSFRGFPALSQKMSPFKRQLSLRINELPSTVQRKTDFPMKNSVPEVEGEVDSISSLCSQITNAFSTPSEDPFSSAPMTKPVTTVAPQSPAFQVNGTASAFNVLAAKPAQTTVAPTAIPVCETNPWAHAPAAPAAAKTGAVAALSGTEWNANSGAASPNLFQANHRRTPSEADRWLEEVSKTVRSQQPQPQPPAVQPLLQPPATVSQAAPTFPVNTFITPQPVPVGVVQPMQPAFLPAQQYAVANGMPYSAPSVPVVGITPSQMVANVFGTAGHTQVSHSQQSPSLIKQQTFPQYETNSATASPFFKPPAQQLNGSAAFNGVDSAKWPTEDKQVLPPVPGQQVDPFEAQWAALENKSKQRTNPSPTNPFSSELQKTFEIEL
- the NUMB gene encoding protein numb homolog isoform X2, which translates into the protein MNKLRQSFRRKKDVYVPEASRPHQWQTDEEGVRTGKCSFPVKYLGHVEVDESRGMHICEDAVKRLKASGKKAVKAVLWVSADGLRVVDEKTKDLIVDQTIEKVSFCAPDRNFDRAFSYICRDGTTRRWICHCFMAVKDTGERLSHAVGCAFAACLERKQKREKECGVTATFDASRTTFTREGSFRVTTATEQAEREEVMRQTQDTKVETDVKTVASSVVPGNTAPSPSSPTSPSADALASVDKESNNPHAIPRRHAPIEQLARQGSFRGFPALSQKMSPFKRQLSLRINELPSTVQRKTDFPMKNSVPEVEGEVDSISSLCSQITNAFSTPSEDPFSSAPMTKPVTTVAPQSPAFQVNGTASAFNVLAAKPAQTTVAPTAIPVCETNPWAHAPAAPAAAKTGAVAALSGTEWNANSGAASPNLFQANHRRTPSEADRWLEEVSKTVRSQQPQPQPPAVQPLLQPPATVSQAAPTFPVNTFITPQPVPVGVVQPMQPAFLPAQQYAVANGMPYSAPSVPVVGITPSQMVANVFGTAGHTQVSHSQQSPSLIKQQTFPQYETNSATASPFFKPPAQQLNGSAAFNGVDSAKWPTEDKQVLPPVPGQQVDPFEAQWAALENKSKQRTNPSPTNPFSSELQKTFEIEL